One segment of bacterium DNA contains the following:
- a CDS encoding response regulator — translation MANILIVEDNVMNMEMAGELLENAGHFIIKTENASDGIKLAKIKKPDLILMDLNLSGMDGLTATKILKEDFSTKNIPIIAFTAKVMQNDKEKAYGAGCCGFISKPIEISAFVNNVESFLNSENNTSLQSIINSNFEGFSRNSKENQVAKIFNQPETTVAKKQKTYKKHKVLIIDDNPMNTEILKEILDQINQSSVVVHNGKHALDIVEKEKFDLILLDVMMPEMSGFDVIKQLKSKTSTKDIPVIFVSALDKTSAIVKGFNLGSYEYIIKPFNIEEVKARILSILKIKDLQDELKAEKEVLELVFKFSADGIVILDSDFKIISCNELFSKWLNLSKEKIINQDFCCIFGNNNDFCRIKQCLQASEGCTNFCLEINADSDKEKRFLEISCSKINQSLNEVEGYVLILRDFTEHKEIEQQKETFVATLTHDLKTPVRAQMRALEMLLDEKFGKINDNQKEIIEETVNSNKYMFGMVENLLATYRYENKSVNIQKHYFDINDLIKNCYEQIKYLAEDKKQAINFNFERKTLNLYADSLEIKRVIINLLSNAINYTCEYGQIIISSKLKDDAVIISFADNGKGLSAQEISTIFNKYQSFAKKFRQVGTGLGLYLSKHIIESHNGTISVISDESTGSVFTIKLPVK, via the coding sequence ATGGCAAATATATTAATCGTTGAAGATAATGTCATGAACATGGAAATGGCGGGAGAACTGCTAGAAAACGCCGGTCATTTCATTATAAAAACAGAAAATGCTTCTGATGGAATAAAACTTGCTAAGATTAAAAAACCTGATTTAATTCTTATGGATCTAAATCTTTCCGGCATGGACGGCTTGACTGCAACAAAAATCTTAAAAGAAGATTTTTCGACAAAAAATATTCCGATTATTGCCTTTACTGCAAAAGTAATGCAAAACGACAAAGAAAAAGCCTATGGGGCAGGTTGTTGCGGATTTATTTCAAAACCGATAGAAATTTCTGCTTTTGTTAATAATGTCGAATCTTTTTTAAATTCCGAAAATAATACCAGCTTACAATCAATAATAAATAGTAATTTTGAGGGCTTTAGTCGGAATAGTAAAGAAAATCAAGTAGCTAAGATCTTCAATCAGCCGGAAACGACTGTGGCAAAGAAACAAAAGACATATAAAAAGCATAAAGTACTAATAATTGACGATAATCCGATGAACACAGAAATCTTAAAGGAAATCCTTGATCAGATAAACCAGAGTTCTGTTGTTGTCCATAATGGCAAACATGCGCTTGATATAGTTGAAAAAGAAAAATTTGATTTAATTCTTCTTGATGTGATGATGCCGGAAATGAGCGGTTTTGATGTTATTAAACAGCTTAAATCAAAAACTTCCACAAAAGATATTCCTGTTATTTTTGTCAGCGCACTTGATAAAACCAGTGCTATAGTTAAAGGGTTTAATTTGGGATCTTATGAATATATTATAAAACCTTTTAATATAGAAGAAGTCAAAGCCAGAATCCTGAGTATATTAAAAATTAAAGATCTTCAGGACGAATTAAAAGCTGAGAAAGAAGTTCTTGAGCTAGTGTTTAAATTTTCAGCCGATGGCATCGTAATTTTAGATTCTGACTTTAAAATAATTTCATGTAATGAATTATTTTCAAAATGGCTGAATTTATCTAAAGAAAAAATAATTAATCAGGATTTTTGTTGTATTTTTGGAAATAACAATGATTTTTGTCGTATAAAACAATGCCTGCAAGCAAGTGAAGGGTGTACTAATTTTTGTCTTGAAATAAACGCAGACAGCGACAAAGAAAAAAGATTTCTTGAAATAAGTTGTTCGAAAATAAACCAGTCTTTAAACGAAGTTGAAGGTTATGTTTTAATTCTTAGAGATTTTACGGAGCATAAAGAAATTGAACAACAAAAAGAAACTTTTGTAGCAACACTTACGCATGACTTAAAAACCCCTGTTCGTGCTCAAATGAGGGCATTGGAAATGCTTCTTGATGAAAAGTTCGGAAAAATAAACGATAACCAGAAAGAAATCATTGAAGAAACAGTTAATTCAAACAAATATATGTTTGGGATGGTGGAAAATCTTCTCGCAACTTATAGATACGAAAATAAAAGCGTAAATATTCAAAAACATTATTTCGATATTAATGATTTAATAAAAAATTGTTACGAACAAATAAAATACCTTGCCGAAGACAAAAAACAGGCAATAAATTTTAATTTTGAGCGGAAAACTCTGAATTTATACGCAGACAGCCTTGAAATAAAACGGGTTATAATCAATTTACTTTCAAATGCCATAAATTATACCTGTGAATACGGACAAATAATTATTTCTTCAAAACTTAAAGATGATGCGGTCATAATTTCTTTCGCCGATAACGGAAAAGGACTTTCTGCTCAGGAAATATCAACTATATTTAACAAATACCAAAGCTTCGCCAAAAAATTCAGACAAGTCGGTACAGGTCTTGGACTTTATCTTTCAAAACATATTATCGAAAGCCATAACGGCACTATCTCCGTAATAAGTGATGAAAGCACAGGAAGTGTCTTTACAATAAAATTACCCGTAAAATAA
- a CDS encoding tetratricopeptide repeat protein — protein sequence MPNTIFIKESFIKIITSSISTIIEAKDVFKKEVSQGVLYNLVNRNEYLKETCQALNSDKQKLISLKGFQGTGKTEFINTIIYALEENILNFYYECSPVTHLDDIILSLFNFLKKITIKNPEYKRAFKISNNQSIDERLMNYIKSINIPLLIVIDGFENLPEEQKELTHFLEFLLSLPEIKIIIAGRKLSFSSQKTETFEIRLGGLEESEAYKLLKNNGITETESGLQQIFQVTRGYPENLLLFSNTVNTLDISSFDLMQEYYAKEQKSFEEFVYQKIYKTIPDEFLKTVYFFAAVRHSVSFETLEKLNFTSDILNKINYLASKMILTQNGGVSYVKSLLKSTIYSNITADEKKQIHRYLYEIYSEQISKKLEERIFSISRKLLYSEQYYHYMCLINYGDKSLPALKSTTLSNLKPDFRYLYTNITDKLFTGSAENEFNNHSSLLQKENKTDITLKSSQVENKNKQKPENIIKTDDIISIQIQPDDKIELSEEEQALLAEENNLNDSEDVSSEKLGQVISFTQADGKTQSESFLEKDNKKSAQSQNNKLSNGLEEKINSLKSEARTFYESGKFDEAAKKFEETLVLYEILKDKSNINRSLVLIANTYKEGFRHDVALMYYNRIIGLENTSVETESAIEALCGIADIYDYREDFDNALKFYERALIEAENSNNTKQKANIYFKKALAYDDFGDIDKALDFYLKNTNISGNIKTNPNIAAAYSNMAAIYEERGNLHKAKEYYSESLKFDKLMKNKEGQYESLSSIGNIYFDMVDYQKANDCFHEALAIAKETCDDYKIAMSYLDIGDIYLQEKYYEKALKAFIIAGKIIEKTISTDSREKIDRRLKKVINETGEHNFKKIIEKLKKKI from the coding sequence ATGCCAAACACCATTTTTATAAAAGAAAGTTTTATAAAAATTATAACTTCTTCGATAAGCACTATTATCGAAGCCAAAGATGTTTTTAAAAAAGAAGTTTCTCAAGGGGTCTTGTACAACCTTGTCAACAGAAATGAATACTTGAAAGAAACCTGTCAGGCGCTTAATTCTGATAAGCAAAAACTGATTTCCTTAAAAGGATTTCAAGGAACAGGAAAAACAGAATTCATCAACACCATAATATACGCACTTGAAGAAAATATACTTAATTTTTACTATGAATGCTCTCCCGTAACACATTTGGATGATATTATCCTCTCTTTATTCAATTTTTTAAAGAAAATAACAATAAAAAATCCTGAATACAAAAGAGCTTTTAAAATTTCAAACAACCAATCAATCGATGAAAGGCTAATGAATTATATTAAAAGCATAAACATACCTTTATTAATCGTGATTGACGGTTTTGAAAATCTGCCTGAAGAACAAAAAGAATTAACACATTTTTTGGAGTTCCTTTTATCGCTTCCTGAAATAAAAATAATTATAGCCGGTCGAAAATTAAGTTTTTCTTCTCAAAAAACTGAAACTTTTGAAATAAGGCTTGGCGGTCTCGAAGAATCGGAAGCTTATAAACTTCTGAAGAATAACGGAATAACAGAAACAGAAAGCGGTTTGCAACAAATTTTTCAAGTAACCAGAGGGTATCCCGAAAATCTTTTGTTGTTTTCAAATACCGTTAATACTTTAGATATATCTTCTTTTGATTTAATGCAGGAATATTACGCAAAAGAACAAAAAAGCTTTGAAGAATTTGTTTATCAGAAGATTTATAAAACTATTCCCGATGAATTTTTAAAAACCGTTTATTTTTTTGCAGCTGTAAGACACTCTGTGAGTTTTGAAACATTAGAAAAATTAAATTTTACCTCTGATATTTTAAATAAAATAAATTATCTGGCTTCCAAAATGATCTTAACTCAAAACGGTGGCGTCTCTTACGTAAAAAGTCTACTAAAAAGCACTATTTATTCAAATATTACAGCTGATGAAAAAAAGCAAATCCACAGATATCTTTATGAAATATATTCCGAACAAATTTCGAAAAAACTCGAAGAAAGAATTTTCTCTATATCAAGAAAACTTTTATACTCAGAACAGTATTATCATTATATGTGTTTAATAAATTACGGCGACAAATCTTTACCTGCTTTAAAATCGACAACACTATCAAACCTTAAGCCTGATTTTAGATATCTATATACAAATATAACAGACAAATTATTTACGGGAAGCGCAGAAAATGAATTTAACAATCATTCTTCTTTGTTGCAAAAAGAAAATAAAACAGATATAACCTTGAAAAGCAGTCAGGTTGAAAATAAAAACAAACAAAAGCCCGAAAATATAATAAAAACAGATGATATCATCTCGATTCAGATTCAGCCTGATGATAAAATCGAGCTGTCAGAAGAAGAACAAGCCCTTTTGGCTGAAGAAAACAACTTAAATGATTCCGAGGACGTTTCATCTGAAAAACTTGGACAGGTTATTAGTTTTACGCAGGCTGACGGAAAAACTCAGAGTGAAAGTTTTCTTGAAAAGGATAATAAAAAATCTGCTCAGTCTCAAAACAATAAACTTTCTAACGGGCTTGAAGAAAAAATAAACAGTTTAAAATCCGAAGCACGCACTTTTTATGAAAGCGGCAAATTCGACGAAGCTGCAAAAAAATTCGAAGAAACTCTTGTTTTATATGAAATTCTCAAGGACAAATCAAATATAAACAGGTCTTTAGTTTTAATAGCAAATACCTATAAAGAAGGTTTTCGTCATGATGTTGCTTTGATGTACTACAATCGGATTATAGGTCTGGAAAATACCTCTGTTGAAACAGAATCAGCAATTGAAGCATTATGCGGCATCGCTGATATTTATGATTACAGGGAAGATTTTGATAATGCCTTAAAATTTTACGAAAGAGCTCTTATAGAAGCTGAAAACTCTAATAATACAAAACAAAAAGCAAATATATATTTTAAAAAAGCACTTGCTTATGACGATTTTGGCGATATTGACAAGGCGTTGGACTTTTACCTGAAAAATACTAATATTTCAGGAAATATTAAGACAAACCCCAATATAGCAGCAGCTTATTCAAACATGGCAGCAATTTACGAAGAACGCGGAAATTTACATAAAGCAAAAGAATATTATTCGGAATCATTGAAGTTTGATAAACTTATGAAAAATAAAGAAGGGCAGTATGAATCGCTCTCAAGTATTGGAAATATATATTTTGATATGGTTGATTATCAAAAAGCTAATGATTGTTTCCATGAAGCACTTGCAATTGCCAAAGAAACCTGTGATGATTATAAAATAGCTATGAGCTATCTTGACATCGGCGATATATATTTGCAGGAAAAATATTATGAAAAAGCTTTAAAAGCTTTTATAATTGCAGGAAAAATTATCGAAAAGACAATTTCCACGGACAGCAGGGAAAAAATAGACCGAAGATTAAAAAAAGTTATAAATGAGACAGGCGAACATAATTTTAAAAAAATT
- a CDS encoding ATP-binding protein, whose protein sequence is MLRKVKKKLQSDFFKQSVKIDFNNLKQILKKIKYFDYFLEINKKESDYINANLEENEDLVIKEIYKNRKLLPAAGSQPYKDEDFNEYINKIFEQQEKERIVRWLVNSIRESLDLDKVLEKIVEEIGMLLKVDRCLIALYDKTTEKFCIQNEYRINENVPSVLNNFSSLILELPQNWQEHLLKSNKHIVVNNSEEEKLEDIKKNYLEINNIKSLIIIPVVHKSEVLGVIMVHQLHYTREWESTHIEILKDTGSQIAIAIGQAILYTRVQEATKLKSEFLAGMSHEFRTPLNAIIGFSEMLLSGDFGKLNEKQEKFTNNVVLSGKHLLRLVNDILDLSKVESGNLELNYEIFDVNFAIFETVTILKGMAIKKNIFIETKLEKNTIINADIVRFKQIMYNLLSNAVKFTEDDGKIFINSLFVEGNLKIEIIDTGIGISEENRDKIFQEFRQIDSSYARKQDGTGLGLTLTKKLVERHNGYIDFESEEKRGSKFWFILPEAKLTETIKDQCTSNL, encoded by the coding sequence ATGTTGAGAAAAGTAAAGAAAAAATTACAATCAGACTTTTTTAAGCAGTCAGTGAAAATAGATTTTAATAATTTGAAACAAATTTTAAAAAAAATTAAATATTTTGACTATTTTTTGGAAATAAACAAAAAAGAATCTGATTATATAAATGCCAATCTTGAAGAAAATGAAGATCTTGTAATAAAAGAAATTTATAAAAACAGGAAACTTCTTCCTGCTGCAGGAAGCCAACCTTATAAAGATGAGGATTTCAATGAATATATCAATAAAATTTTTGAACAACAGGAAAAAGAAAGAATTGTAAGATGGCTTGTAAACAGTATTAGAGAATCTCTTGATCTTGATAAGGTTCTGGAAAAAATAGTAGAAGAAATAGGCATGCTTTTAAAAGTGGATAGATGTCTTATTGCCCTTTATGACAAAACTACAGAAAAATTTTGTATTCAGAATGAATATCGAATTAATGAAAATGTTCCCAGTGTATTAAATAATTTCAGTTCTTTAATACTGGAATTGCCGCAAAATTGGCAGGAGCATTTATTAAAAAGTAACAAACACATAGTTGTAAATAACTCTGAAGAAGAAAAACTGGAAGATATTAAAAAAAATTATCTTGAAATAAATAATATAAAATCACTTATTATCATTCCTGTAGTGCATAAGAGCGAAGTTCTGGGCGTAATAATGGTTCACCAGCTTCATTACACGAGAGAATGGGAAAGTACTCATATAGAAATTCTTAAAGATACCGGCAGTCAAATTGCTATAGCAATCGGACAGGCGATTTTGTACACAAGAGTACAGGAAGCAACAAAATTAAAAAGCGAATTTTTGGCGGGCATGTCGCATGAATTCAGGACACCTTTGAATGCAATTATAGGATTTTCAGAAATGTTGTTAAGCGGTGATTTTGGCAAATTAAACGAAAAACAGGAAAAATTTACTAATAACGTTGTCTTAAGCGGAAAACATCTTTTAAGGCTTGTAAATGATATTCTTGATCTTTCAAAAGTTGAATCAGGCAATCTGGAGCTTAATTATGAAATTTTTGATGTAAATTTTGCAATTTTTGAAACAGTTACTATTTTAAAGGGCATGGCTATTAAAAAAAATATTTTTATAGAAACAAAACTTGAAAAAAATACAATAATTAATGCTGACATAGTTAGGTTTAAGCAAATTATGTATAACTTGCTCAGCAATGCGGTTAAATTTACGGAAGATGACGGTAAAATTTTTATTAATTCACTATTTGTTGAAGGTAATTTAAAAATAGAAATTATTGATACGGGAATAGGAATTTCAGAAGAAAACAGGGACAAAATTTTTCAGGAATTCAGGCAGATTGATTCTTCTTATGCAAGAAAACAGGACGGAACCGGTCTGGGGCTAACTCTTACCAAAAAGCTTGTAGAAAGGCATAACGGTTATATTGATTTTGAATCGGAAGAAAAAAGGGGCAGCAAATTCTGGTTCATTCTGCCGGAAGCAAAGCTTACCGAAACAATTAAAGACCAATGCACGTCTAATTTGTGA